In the Candidatus Polarisedimenticolia bacterium genome, GCCGTCGCCGGCCGCCCAGCCGGCTTCGGCATCAACGCCCCCAGCGCACCCTCCAGAGCCTCCCGCCTGAGCTCGTGCAGCCGCGACTCACTGACTCCAAGCTCTTCGCACGCCTGCGCCACGCTCACCCGGCCGGACAGAGTGTCCAGGAGAACCCGCAGCCGGCGCTTGAGGTCCTCCGGCCCCTCCAATCGATCCACGTGCCCCACGCCTTCGGGCGGCCGGCTCATCGGTTCGACTCTGGTGCGGCCGCTGTCGGTCCCGACTCCGGTGCCGGCGCCCGCAACAAGGCCATCGCCTTCACCGCCCTCACTTGCGGCCGGCGCCGCCGGCGCTTGTCTCCCTTCCCCTTGTCCCGCGACGGCGGGGGCGGCAGCCCCATCGTCCGC is a window encoding:
- a CDS encoding helix-turn-helix domain-containing protein, whose product is MSRPPEGVGHVDRLEGPEDLKRRLRVLLDTLSGRVSVAQACEELGVSESRLHELRREALEGALGALMPKPAGRPATAETRTAREKELEGRIQELEVDLQAALVRTELALAMPELFRSKKNSRRRKKPTGPAAPGSGG